CTGGTGCTGTCGCGCCACATCATGCCTGGGTCGACCACGGCGACGGTCGGACCGAGCAGGAGGTAGCAGTTGACCGTTCCGACCGGGAACGGCGTCGGCAGCTGGGCGCGCAGGACCCCTCCGGGGAGCTCGGTCACGGCGGGGACGAGCATTGGCGCCGTCATCGGGTTCCCTCCGGTCGGAGCCCGGACCAGAACATCGGCAGGATCTGCTCGCTGACGGCCTCGACATCGATGCCGCCATCGACCACCAGGCAGCGCAGCCCGACGACGGTGACGGCGCCGTACAGGGCGGTCGCCGCCAGCTCGGGGTCGACGGCGCGGATCGAACCGTCGGCGCCGCCGAGGGCGAGCAGCCGGCGCACCGGTTCGTGGAACGACGCGTTGATGGCCGCGGCGATGTCGGGCAGCTTGCCGGCCTTGCCCAGGTTCGAGGTCAGGAGCTGGGCCGTGGCGGGGTACTCGGCAAGGTGGGCGAGCTGGGCCCGCACAACCGCGGCGAGGCGTTCCGGCACGGCCATGGCCTCGTCGTCGGCGCTGGCCACCGACTCGGTGAGGCGGTCCAACATCCGCCGCAGGAGGAAGGCCAGCACGTCTTCCTTGCTCGAGAAGTAGTAGTAGAGCGTCGCTCGCGGCACGCCGCTGGCGGCGGCGATGTCATCGATGCGCACGTCATCCCACGAAGCGACGAACTCCCCGGCGGTCGACATGAGCTTCTCGGCCATTGCTTCGGGCACGGCCCTCATGCGTCGACCCCGGGCGCGATGACCGCGCTGACGCGCAAGCCCTCCAGGCCTCGGAGCGTGATGCTCTGACGCCAGACCGGCTCCTCGGCGAGGTCGATGCGGGCGAACCGGTCGAGCATGCGACCGAAGACCACCTCCCCCTCGAGGCGGGCGAGGTGGGCTCCGAGGCAGTGGTGGATCCCCCACCCGAAGCTGAGGGGGCTGTTCGGGCTGCGTGCGACGTCGAAGACGTCGGGTTCGGCGAAGACCTGCGGGTCCCGGTTGGCCGCCCCGAGGAACGTCACGACCGAGGTCCCCGCCTCGACCCGGCGCCCGGCGACCTCGGCGTCGACGAGGGCGCTGCGGGCGTCCAGCTGGACAGGGCTCTCGAACCGCAGCATCTCCTCGACGGCGCTGAGCAGGAGGGAAGGGTCGTCGCGGAGCCGGGCCATCTGGTCCGGATGGCGGAGCAGGCACAAGGTGCCGTTGCCGATGAGGTTGGTGGTCGTCTCGAACCCAGCCCCGAACAGCAAGATCGCCGTCGAGACCAGCTCGTCCTCGGTGAGGCGGTCGCCATCCGCGTCCTCGATGGCGATCATCGCCGAGAGCAGGTCGCCCGACGGCTCCCTCCTCCGCCGGGCGACCAGATCGTGGAAGTAGTCCGACATCTCACCCATCGACCGCTGGGCCTCGGCGAGGGCCTCGGCGCTCGGCGAGGCCTCGATCATCGCCGTCGACGCCCGCACGAGGGTGCGGAACTGGTCCCTATCGGCTTCGGGCACACCGACCAGCTCTCCGATGACCGCCACCGGGAAGCGGAAGGCCACGGCATCGAGCAGGTCCACCTCCTGGTCGCCGGCGACGACGTCGAGCAGCGGGTCGACGAGGTCTACGAGCCGGGGTCGAAGCTCCTCGACACGACGCGGGGTGAATGCCCGTGACACCAAGCCCCGGAGTCGGGTGTGATCGGGAGGGTCGGCGAAGAGCATGTTGCGCGACGAGCGGCGCATTTCGCCCGATCGCTCGGCCACCTCGGCGTCGGCCAGCGCCCCCATCATCGAGCCCTCGCCCCGGCCGAACCGAGGATCGTGGAGCACCTGCTTCGCCACGCCGTAGTCGCTGACGAACCAGACCCCCGTCGACGGCGAGCTGTGCACCGGCCGCCCCTCGCGGAGCCGTCGGTAGAGGGGGTAGGGGTCGGCTCGGCCGGTCTCGCCGCCGAGGATCTCGAAGACGACCTCGTCGGCCTCCTCTGCACTGATCGCTCCAACGACAGATCTAGACGTCACGTCCAAGACACTAGACCGGCGGCGGCTGCCGGGGACAACGACGGCGCACGCGTGTCACCGGGCCATCGGGGCGAGGCAATGATCGAGCGCCGCCGAGCAGCGTCGACCGCGACCGACGCCGCCCCAGGGGGCGGGGTCGGCGTCCGTCGTCGGCCACCACCACCTCGCCGGCACGACCGCTTGCGCGGCCAGGTCGTCGAGCAGCAGCGAGAGACGTTCCTCTTCGTTTCGCAGCGGGATGCCGACCGAGACGCGCGGCTGCATCGCTCCAGCCCGGCGACGTCCTCGCCGGATGCCGGCTGACGGCCGTCACAGGACGAGCCACCCACTGCCCAACCGATGCCCACCAAGACCAGCCCGGCTGTCGGGGCGACCTACGGGAGAGGCTCATGGGCCTCCTGGGCGTCTCCACCGGCTGGCGGCTGCCACGGGCGAGGCTTCGCACCGGCCAGCTGGGCGTGGATCTCGCCCAGCGCCCACCGGCGGCAGGCCGCGATCTCGACCGACGACGGCGGCGACAGCAAGATGCCCTGTCGGGCCAGCCCGTCGGCGAACTCGACCATGGCCAACCGATCGCGAGCTGCGTTGCCGGCCTCCTCCGTCAGGGGGATCTGGAGGTCGGCCGCCGGCCCGACAGCTGCACCGACCACGTCGAGCACCGGGCTCAGGTCCAGGGTCGGCGGGGTCCACCCGTCCGGGAACCGCTCGGCGAGATCGCCGGCCAGGACGACGTACATGAGATCGCGGAGCAGAGACTCACCGTGCTCCATAGCCGACTTCACGAGCTCGATCGGCGCGCCCAGGAGAGCGATCGTGACCTGCTCGCGAGGACGATCCTCCGTCAGCGGGGCCTCGACATCGTCGGGCCGGTCACCAAGCTCGAACCAGACGAGCTTCCCGCTGGGAACGTGGTGCACCCCCCAATCGGCCGCCAGCGCCTCCACCAGCGCGATGCCCCGACCGGTCGAGGCCCGCTCGCTGTAGGCGCGAGCGGCGGGGATCAGATCTGAGCCGTCCTGCACCTCCACCCGAACCCACCCGGGCACCGCCAACACCCGCAGGTGTAGCGCCCCGGTCCCGTGGAGGACTGCGTTCGTGCACAGCTCGCTGACCAGGAGCACGCAATCTTGGGCCCACGTGCCCTTGAAGCCGACGAGGGTCTCCGCTGCGAACGAGCGACCGATGGCGGCGGCCGTCAAGTCCGAAGGTAGGTCGCAGCTTCGGTCGATCACGGACGGCTGCCACGATGCTCGGGCCCGGTACACATCGTGCCACGGCCGGCCCTGATCGGCGGGACTGAGGATTCGAGTCCAGGCGAAGTCGGGTCGGCAAGGGGGCGGCCATGCCGATCTCTGCCAGACATGGCGAATGGTCGGGACGGGGTCCGGTCAGAACCGGCCCCCGCAGCTGCGTCGTGATGGCGTTGATCGACGGCACCAGCGCCGGTGGCATCGAGCTGCGCCTTCGCAACCATCGTCCCTGTTGCCAGGACCGTTCCGGGGCGCGGCCCTCCGTGGAGGTCGACCACCGACTCGAGGACTTCGATCCGCACGACGGGCGAGGTCCTCGGTGGTGCGCTCCCGATCGTCCTCTCGTCTTGCACTGCGACCGTCTCTCGCATGAGGGCGCATTGGCTGGCGCGTGCCTCGTCGTGCTTGGTCGGGTGCCGAGCGATCATCGTCGCCGCATCGCTACGAATCGCTCGCTGTCCAACGCGACGCCCACAATGACACGAACCTCTGGGAGCCAAGCGCTCCCGGGATCGCGATGGTGAGGGATCGCCTCCCCAGAGCTGCGGAGACGAAGCGCTCACCTCAGCAGTCGCTCGACGGCGTCAGCGACGAGGCCAGGGCGACTCCAAGACGTGGGAGCGCCAGCGAGATCCAGCTCGGCGGGCGCGGAGGCCCAGACCGTGGCGATGTGGTGGACGAGCATCAGGGTGACGTCTGGCGGATATCGATCCGACACGCGACCTTCGCGCTGGGCTGCGGCGATGGTGTCCACCCGAGCCCGGATGTTGTGGCAGGCGACCTCGTGCGGACCATCGCTCGACCGTTCGAGACGGTGCCAGGTCGCGAGTCGCCGCAGGTCGGGGTGCTCCTCGTAGGCCTCGACCAAGCGAGCGGCGTAGCCGGGCAGGTCGTACACGTCGAGTGGGATGCCAGTGACCACTTCTTCGACGACGGTGGAGAAGACAGCGTCGAACAGTTCGTCCTTGCTCTCGAAGTAGTGGTACATCAGGGCCTTGTTCGCCTTGGCGATCACGGCGATCCGGTCGACGCGGGCGCCTGCGATGCCGTGGGCGGCGAACTCCTTGCGGGCGGCGGCGAGAATGCGCCGTCGGGCGGGATTGCGGTCTCTCATGGGGTCACAACCGATCTTCCTGGCGCTCGCTCACAGGGGTGCGGCATTGCGCCGACCCGGCGCACCCGGTCGACGAGGCAGAGCCTGGGAATCCGCACCACGCCGAGGGGTGCTTCTCGAATGCGGCATGTCGCCCCTCCGGGCCTGGCGAAGCGTGGTCAACGGTCAGCATGTGTCGAGCTCGAGCCGGAGGTGGTCGAGGCCGCGCCGGAGGACGTCTCGGACCATCGCGGTTACCCGCACCGCTCGATCGGCCGGTCCGATCTCGACGTGGGTCCAGATCTCGGTGCCCGGATGGAGGTACGGGTTAGCCCCAGGGCGCATCACCGCTCGCACGGTGAGGTGGGCGCGAAACCACAGGTCACCGGTGGTCCCGACCACCAGCAGGGCACCGTCGTCGGGCAGCCATTCCTCGTGAGCTCGCTCGAGCACGAGGTCGCCGGGTCCTGACGCGATCGTGGTTCGCGGTCCATCGCGGAGGCCGCCGAACCAGGCGGCGATCGCCGTCGGCCCGTCCAGACACGAGAGCGCCTCATGGGGCGGACACGCCACGACGACGTGCTCGTCGACCCGGACGAAGCCCTCCCTCACCATGGCCTCCTCGCCGCCTCGGCAGCGCAGCCACGTGCCACGATCGGCGTGTGTTGCGCATCGGCTGGGCTCATCGGGAGTGGCACGTTCACGCGTCGGGCGGAACTACGAGTACAGGTCGGTCGCACTCGTGCACGAGCCGCTCACTCACGGGCGTGCGTGATCCGCAGGGGAAGCGTCGCCGCGCGCTGCGCCCGATGGCAACCCAGCTCGCGTCGTGGTCGGTCGCAGCCCGGGCCAGCTCGGTGATCGGATCACCGCGGCGAACCTCGAACCGCCACCGGACATCGGTGCCGGCCAGACGACTTCGCAGTCCAGGTGACAACGATCGACGACCTCGTCGTCGGTGACGGCAAGCGCTCCGGCGCCGCTGACGGGAGCGGTGGTGACGAGAGGGTGAGCGCGGACCACGTGGACGGCCACGATGCGGTGGCCGGCCAGGTCGGCCTGTCGAGCAGCGACGGCGAGCGCGGCCAGAGACCCATCGGATCCGTCGAGGCCCACCACGACGACTAGCGCCTCCATGACCTCACGCCCACGTCCTCACCGCTCGTGCAGCGGAGGCCCCAGCTCGGGAAGAGCGAAGGCCAAGGGGATCAACGGGAGGCTCCGTCCGCATCGATGGGGATGGTGCCATCGTCGGTGAGCTCGTCGACGGTCGCTTCTCCGCCGACCACCTCGGCCACCGCGATCTCCGCCCCTTCGAGGGTGGAGCCGATGTGTGCGGTGTCCTTGAGCGGAAGCCCGGGAAGCGCGATAGCGATCGCAACGCCGATCACCAACAGGGGCACCGTGCACAGGAAGATCGCCGTGATCGAATCGGCCATCGCCTCGGTCACGGGCAGCAGGATGTCCGGGGGGAGCGCCTGGATCTGCTCCGGGGTGGCGGTCAGCGCCTCGGGGGCTCAGTCCGGCCGAACCCAGCGCACCCGGGGAGAAGATTGCGGCGAGCTTGTCGTCGAGCAGAGTGGCGAACAGCACCCCGAAGAGCGACACCCCGAAGGACCCACCGAGGCTGCGGAAGAAGTTGACCGAGGACGTCGCGACCCCGAGGTCCTTGAAGTCGGCGGCGTTCTGGACCGCGAGGACCAAGACCTGCATGACCATGCCGAGTCCCACTCCCACGATCAGCATGTACAGGGAGCTGGCGGCCCGAGTCGTGTCGGGCTCCATCGTCGACAACAGGTACATGCCGACCGCAGCCACCCCCATGCCCGCGATGGGCCACCTCCGGTAGTGACCGGTCTTGGCGATGACGCGCCCAGAGAGGATCGAGGCGGTCATGAGTCCGGCCATGAGCGGCAACAAGAGGAGGCCGGAGTTGGTGGCTGTGGCTCCGGTGGCGACCTGGAGGAACAACGGCAGGAACACGATCGCGCCGAACATCGCGCCGCCGAGGAGGAACGACAGCGCGACTCCGGCGCTGAAGACGCGGCCGCGGAACAGCCGAAGCGGCAGGATCGGTTCTGGAGTGCGGCTCTCCCACCAGAGGAACACGGCGGTGAGCACGACGGAGCCGCCAAGGAGCCCGACGATGACGGCCGAGCCCCACGGGTACTCGCTGCCGCCCCACACGAGACCCAACAGCAGCGTCGAGACACTGGCAACGAGCAGCGCCGCTCCGGCGAAGTCGATCTTGTGGTCCTGGCGGGCGAAGGGCAGGCGCAGCACGGCGCTGGTGATGACCAGGGCCATGATCCCGATCGGGACGTTCACGTAGAACACCCATCGCCACGTGAGGTTGTCGACGAAGAACCCACCGAGCAGCGGTCCCGCGACCGAGGCGACCGCAAAGACCGCCCCCAGGTAGCCCGTGTAGCGGCCTCGCTCCCGGGGCGAGACGATGTCGCCGATGATGGCGAACGCCATGGCCATCAGGCCACCCGCTCCGATCCCTTGGATGCCTCGGAACACGATGAGCTGGAGCATGTCCTGGGAGAGCCCACACAGGACCGATCCGAGGACGAAGATGACGATGGCCGACTGGAACATCAGTCGACGGCCGTAGATGTCAGAGAGCTTCCCGTAGAGCGGGGTGCTGGCAGTGGTGGTCAACAGGTAGGCCGTGACGACCCATGAGAGGTGGTCGAGGCCGCCGAGCTCGCCCACGATGGTCGGCAGCGCAGTGGACACGATCGTCTGGTCGAGGGCGGCGAGGAGCATGCCGGCCATGAGTCCGCTGAAGACCACAAGGATCTGTCGGTGGGTGAGACGAGAGGCGGGAGGCGCTGCAACGTCGGACATGGTTGCACCTTACAACCATTTAGTTGTAGGGTGCAAGGACTATGCTCGGTGGCGTGCCTGAGCCCCTCGCAGACATCGACCCAGTCGCGGAGCGGATCCGGGTTGCGTGGCGAGATCTCCGGAGGACGGGCTCGACAGGGCCCGTGCGGGCGTTCCTGTACGAGCCGGACCCACCCCTCGACGTCGCCCAGGCCGACGCCCTCGATCTCATCGTGTCCCACGCCCCGGTGCGGATGAGTGAGGTGGCGGCCCTGCTGCGCGTCGATCCGTCGACGGCCACGCGGACCGTGGCCCGCCTGCAGAAGCTGGACCTGGTCGAGCGGACCACGGACTCCGGCGACGCCCGGGTGGTCCTGGTCGTGCCGAGTGGGGGTGGTCGACGTCTGCACGCCAGGGTGCGGGGCCGGTCGAACGACCTGCTCTCCGAGCTGCTGGACACCTTCGACGCCGAGGACCGGGAGCGCCTGGCGTCGTTGATGGAGCGGCTGGTCGGTGCCGTCGAGGCGCAGCGAGCCGCTCCAGGCGCTCGCGCGTCCACCGCGTCAGCGTGAGTGATCGCCCTCGATCGGTGGCTCGTCGCCGCTCGGACCCGGACGCGATTCCACCTGGACCGGCTTCTTGGGGCCACGGAGAGCGGTGAAGACGGCCGCAACGAGCGCCAGGCCCGCCGCCAGGTACAACGCTGGAGCCATGCCGTCGACGAAGGCCTGTCGGGAGGCGTCGACCAGGGCGGTTCCGTCCGCACCCATCCGTCCCGCCGCGGCGAGTGCACCGCCGATTCCCGAGGTCACCGGTTCAGCGACCTCGGGTGGCAGGGAGACGGCGGTCGGCTCGATGTTCGACCGATAGGCAGAGTTCAGGACCGAACCGATCAGGGCGATGCCCACGGCGCCGCCCATCTCGCGCACCGTGTCGTTGAGCGCCGAGGCGACACCCTGCTTCTCCTCGGGGAGCGAAGAGGTGATCGCTGCGGTGGACGGGCTCATGGCGAGTCCGACACCGGCTCCGAGCACGAGGATGCCAGGGAGCACCGAGAGGTACCCTCCGCCAGGATCCGCGAGGGTGGCGAAGAGGACCAGACCTCCTGCGAGCAGCAGCATCCCGGTGACGAGGGTCCGCCGGAAGCCGATCCGCTCGGCGATGGTCGGGGCGATCGTGGACAGCGGCATCATCATCGCCGCCATCGGAAGCAGCCCCGACGCCGCCTTCAACGCGGAGTAGCCGAGGACGGCCTGGAGGTACTGCACCAGCACCAGGAACAGAGAGAACATGACGGCGAACACCACGAAGAGGTTGATCGAGCCGGCGGCGAGGCCGCGGAGCGCGAAGACGCGCACGTCGACCAGCGGGTGATCCCGGCGGAGCTCGACGAGCACGAACGCGACGGTGCCGAGCAGTCCGGCAGCCACCGCAGCCACCGTGACCGCATCGGTCCACCCCCGCTCGGGCCCCTCGTGGAAGGCCAAGACGAGCCCACCGACGGCGAGGATCGACAGCAGCGAGCCCGCGATGTCGAAGCCCGCACCGGTGTGTTCGACCGAGTGCGGGACGAACGCTGCGGTCAGCACGAAGGAGACAGCAGCCAGAGCGATCGGAAGGGCGAAGACCCACGGCCAGGTGGCGTTGTCGATGATCGCGGCCGAGGCGAAGAGCCCGATGATGCCGCCCGCACCCGCGAACCCTGCCCAGGTGCCGATGGCCTTGGCTTGCTCCTCTCGCGGGAAGCTCGTGGTGATGACCGACAGGGTGACGGGCATCACCATCGCTGCGGACAGTCCGGCGAGGACGCGCAGCGCGATGAGCACACCCGGCTCGCTCGCGAAGGAGGAGGCCAGGTTGATCAGCGAGAACGCCACAAGACCGATCATGAGGACCGGCTTGCGCCCCCATCGGTCGCCGATCGCCCCCACGGGCATGAGGAGCGCAGCGAGGGCGAGGGTGTAGCCGTTGATGATCCACAGCAGCTCGCTCTGGGAGGCATCGAGATCCGCAGCCAACGCCTGTTGCGCGACGTTGAGGCCCGACACCGAGGCGACGACCGCCACGAGCGCGACGCACATGGCGGCCAGGACGAGCAGCCGACGACGCGGGTCCACGATGACCTCGTCGTGGAGGCCCGGGATCTCAGGCGGCGGGCCGAGTTGGGTGGTGGTCGTCAAAGTTGGCTCCTGGTGTCATCGATCCGGCAACCGAGGGGCACCGTCTAGCACGTATCGTCATCTAGAGGACAACCTGTAGCGGAGAGGATGGTACGTTCGTCCACGTGAGCGACGGGCCGAGCGTTGATCCGCGCGTGGCACGCACCCGCCACGACGTCTTGGCCGCGGCGCGCGCTGTCCTCCTCGACGAAGGATGGGAGCGTGTCACCCTGGCCAGGGTTGCCGAGCGCAGCGGGTACGCCCGCACGACCTTGTACCGACACTGGCCACAGCGCCTCGACCTGCTCAGGGACCTGATCCGCGAAGAAGGTCGCCTGACCCACACCGCCAAGACGGGCGACCTGCGCGCAGACCTCGTCGCAGAGCTGGAAGCGTTCCGGGTTGCCCTCACCACCACTGGCTTCGGCTCGGTGTTCATCGCCATCGGCCAACAGGCGGGCGACGATCCTGAGTTCGCAGACCTGAACCGGGAGATGCGCGCCGAGGGCGGGCGGGTCCTGCACGGGATCGTGGCCGACGGGGTGCAGCGTGGCGAGCTCGCGAGCGACCTCAGGCCAGACGCAGCCATCCCGCAGTTGGTCGGTCCAGTGCTGTTCCGCCATCTGTTCGAGCCCGACGACGTCCTCGATTCCGAATTCGTCCTGTCGGTGGTCGACTGGTTCCTGGCTGCTGCCCGGGAGGGCGAACCCGTGTCGCCGGCACCCTCCGGCTAGTCGCCGGGCCTGCGCCCCGACGACGGCGGCGTCCGGGTGGAGCGCGCCGCGACTCCCGTCGAACCCGCGGGTGCACACCCGTGAGCGACGACCGGAGAGTCCGAGGGGCGGGCTGCGCTGCGTGACACATTTCGGCGGGGGGCTCGTGCAGCTCGCGGTACGGGGACAGCCCTTCCCGGAGGCCAGGCACCCGGTCTAGACAATTGGTCTAAACGCGAGTTAGAACCGGCAGCACACCGCGATGGTCAAGACGGGAGGTGACAGATGAGGGAGGTCACTCACCCCGTTGCGGACGCGCCCCCCAAGGCTGCGGCGGTGTTCGCTGCCCGCGGCGTCGATGACACGCGCATGGAGGACGTCGTCGGTGCGACCGCCCTGGCACGGTCATCTCCGCCTAGGTCCACTGACCACATCGCCGAAGACGAGATGACCGCCTCGGCCATCGTCGGTGCCGTCACCATGGTCGGTCTCCACCACGTCCTCGCTGGCAGACCCGTCGACCCGCCGGCCATGTCCCAGCGACTCGACGGCCTGATCCTGCACGGTCTCGCGCCCACCCCGGCAAGGAAGAACCAATGACGACCATCCGCATCCGGCCTCAGCACGACCGACGCAAACCCCCACGCCTCCGCTACACGAGGGACGAGCTGCTCGCCGACCCCCCCTTCGTCACGCGCATCGAGCGCGACGGGGTCCTCCTGCACGGCGGCTACGACGCCGAGGGCCGCTACCTGCCGCCTCGATCGACGTTCAGGGTGCCGGCCATCGCAGCGTGGAGCGAACAGCTCGCCTCGGCCGGAGCTCCGAGCCGGGTCATCGAGCCCGACGCCGTCGACCGGGCGTTCGTGCCCAACACCGAACAAGCAAAGATGCTCCTGCGAAACGGCGCCACTGGCGCCATGACCCGAATCCTGACCCTCATCGGAGTCGTCGAAGGGTTCGGCAACGACGGCATCAAGCTCATCCCGGAGATGGACCTCCAGGAGTTCGTGGTCGAACCTCTCGACGAGACCTGCCTCGGTCACCTCTTCGACGGACTTCTCGAGGCTCACGGGAACGACGAGGCCGGGCGAGGCGACGAGGCCGGACATGACCAGATGTGGTTCGCCGTCCGCAACGCAGCGCTGGCGGACCCGCCGGTCACGCTCGACATGTTCGAGAACCTCCCGATCGCGCCACCGCCCGGCTACCAGGGTCCGGCCAAGCCAGCCCCCGAGGCGATCACCGTCGGTGGCATGCTCGACGGGCTCCGCGAGGACGTCGCCCCCGAGCTGCAGCTGCTCGTGCGGGCCATGGTCCAGATCCTGGTGATCGAGCTCCTCGCATATCACACCTTCGCGTGGGCATCGGAGGTGCTCGGCGACCCGACCTGCAGCGCCGACGCCGAGTTCGCCCGGGCCACCATCGACCACATCCGCACCGACGAGGACATCCATGTCGGCTACCTCCAATGCGGCCTCGCCGAGCTCGCCACCCTGACGGTGCGCACCACCGACGGCGGCACCATCGCTGGGGCCGACCTGGTCGATGCCGCCTGCCGGTCCGCTCTCGCCAACCAGACCGGTGCCCGCTTCGACCGCATCCTCGAGTACCGCCTCGCCCAGGTGCGCGCCGAGCTCGCCGCCCACTCCGACGGCGAACGGCTG
Above is a window of Iamia majanohamensis DNA encoding:
- a CDS encoding TetR/AcrR family transcriptional regulator; its protein translation is MRAVPEAMAEKLMSTAGEFVASWDDVRIDDIAAASGVPRATLYYYFSSKEDVLAFLLRRMLDRLTESVASADDEAMAVPERLAAVVRAQLAHLAEYPATAQLLTSNLGKAGKLPDIAAAINASFHEPVRRLLALGGADGSIRAVDPELAATALYGAVTVVGLRCLVVDGGIDVEAVSEQILPMFWSGLRPEGTR
- a CDS encoding cytochrome P450, giving the protein MTSRSVVGAISAEEADEVVFEILGGETGRADPYPLYRRLREGRPVHSSPSTGVWFVSDYGVAKQVLHDPRFGRGEGSMMGALADAEVAERSGEMRRSSRNMLFADPPDHTRLRGLVSRAFTPRRVEELRPRLVDLVDPLLDVVAGDQEVDLLDAVAFRFPVAVIGELVGVPEADRDQFRTLVRASTAMIEASPSAEALAEAQRSMGEMSDYFHDLVARRRREPSGDLLSAMIAIEDADGDRLTEDELVSTAILLFGAGFETTTNLIGNGTLCLLRHPDQMARLRDDPSLLLSAVEEMLRFESPVQLDARSALVDAEVAGRRVEAGTSVVTFLGAANRDPQVFAEPDVFDVARSPNSPLSFGWGIHHCLGAHLARLEGEVVFGRMLDRFARIDLAEEPVWRQSITLRGLEGLRVSAVIAPGVDA
- a CDS encoding ATP-binding protein, which encodes MTAAAIGRSFAAETLVGFKGTWAQDCVLLVSELCTNAVLHGTGALHLRVLAVPGWVRVEVQDGSDLIPAARAYSERASTGRGIALVEALAADWGVHHVPSGKLVWFELGDRPDDVEAPLTEDRPREQVTIALLGAPIELVKSAMEHGESLLRDLMYVVLAGDLAERFPDGWTPPTLDLSPVLDVVGAAVGPAADLQIPLTEEAGNAARDRLAMVEFADGLARQGILLSPPSSVEIAACRRWALGEIHAQLAGAKPRPWQPPAGGDAQEAHEPLP
- a CDS encoding TetR family transcriptional regulator, which encodes MRDRNPARRRILAAARKEFAAHGIAGARVDRIAVIAKANKALMYHYFESKDELFDAVFSTVVEEVVTGIPLDVYDLPGYAARLVEAYEEHPDLRRLATWHRLERSSDGPHEVACHNIRARVDTIAAAQREGRVSDRYPPDVTLMLVHHIATVWASAPAELDLAGAPTSWSRPGLVADAVERLLR
- a CDS encoding universal stress protein, giving the protein MSPGLRSRLAGTDVRWRFEVRRGDPITELARAATDHDASWVAIGRSARRRFPCGSRTPVSERLVHECDRPVLVVPPDA
- a CDS encoding MDR family MFS transporter; protein product: MSDVAAPPASRLTHRQILVVFSGLMAGMLLAALDQTIVSTALPTIVGELGGLDHLSWVVTAYLLTTTASTPLYGKLSDIYGRRLMFQSAIVIFVLGSVLCGLSQDMLQLIVFRGIQGIGAGGLMAMAFAIIGDIVSPRERGRYTGYLGAVFAVASVAGPLLGGFFVDNLTWRWVFYVNVPIGIMALVITSAVLRLPFARQDHKIDFAGAALLVASVSTLLLGLVWGGSEYPWGSAVIVGLLGGSVVLTAVFLWWESRTPEPILPLRLFRGRVFSAGVALSFLLGGAMFGAIVFLPLFLQVATGATATNSGLLLLPLMAGLMTASILSGRVIAKTGHYRRWPIAGMGVAAVGMYLLSTMEPDTTRAASSLYMLIVGVGLGMVMQVLVLAVQNAADFKDLGVATSSVNFFRSLGGSFGVSLFGVLFATLLDDKLAAIFSPGALGSAGLSPRGADRHPGADPGAPPGHPAARDRGDGRFDHGDLPVHGAPVGDRRCDRYRASRASAQGHRTHRLHPRRGGDRGGRGGRRRSDRRRAHRRWHHPHRCGRSLPLIPLAFALPELGPPLHER
- a CDS encoding MarR family winged helix-turn-helix transcriptional regulator, translated to MRAFLYEPDPPLDVAQADALDLIVSHAPVRMSEVAALLRVDPSTATRTVARLQKLDLVERTTDSGDARVVLVVPSGGGRRLHARVRGRSNDLLSELLDTFDAEDRERLASLMERLVGAVEAQRAAPGARASTASA
- a CDS encoding MFS transporter, with the translated sequence MTTTTQLGPPPEIPGLHDEVIVDPRRRLLVLAAMCVALVAVVASVSGLNVAQQALAADLDASQSELLWIINGYTLALAALLMPVGAIGDRWGRKPVLMIGLVAFSLINLASSFASEPGVLIALRVLAGLSAAMVMPVTLSVITTSFPREEQAKAIGTWAGFAGAGGIIGLFASAAIIDNATWPWVFALPIALAAVSFVLTAAFVPHSVEHTGAGFDIAGSLLSILAVGGLVLAFHEGPERGWTDAVTVAAVAAGLLGTVAFVLVELRRDHPLVDVRVFALRGLAAGSINLFVVFAVMFSLFLVLVQYLQAVLGYSALKAASGLLPMAAMMMPLSTIAPTIAERIGFRRTLVTGMLLLAGGLVLFATLADPGGGYLSVLPGILVLGAGVGLAMSPSTAAITSSLPEEKQGVASALNDTVREMGGAVGIALIGSVLNSAYRSNIEPTAVSLPPEVAEPVTSGIGGALAAAGRMGADGTALVDASRQAFVDGMAPALYLAAGLALVAAVFTALRGPKKPVQVESRPGPSGDEPPIEGDHSR
- a CDS encoding TetR/AcrR family transcriptional regulator, with product MSDGPSVDPRVARTRHDVLAAARAVLLDEGWERVTLARVAERSGYARTTLYRHWPQRLDLLRDLIREEGRLTHTAKTGDLRADLVAELEAFRVALTTTGFGSVFIAIGQQAGDDPEFADLNREMRAEGGRVLHGIVADGVQRGELASDLRPDAAIPQLVGPVLFRHLFEPDDVLDSEFVLSVVDWFLAAAREGEPVSPAPSG